TGAAGCCGAGTAAGGGCAGTAAAATGTCGGACTCTTTGCCCAACAAACTACGCAAGCCGTTGGCAAAGCCCATGCCATGAATAAGCCCAAATGCCAGCGCCAGAAAGTAATTGAGGCGAATGGTTTTTGGCGTAAATTTTTTCATCAGCGTATTGGCCAGCGCCGTAATCATAATGGTCACTGGAATTAAGAACTCAATCCAGGTGCTGCTGAAACGGATGATGTTGAACGTTGCCAAAATAAGGGTGACCGTGTGGCCAATGGTAAATGCCGTTACCAAAATGAGGACTTGTTTCCAGTCCTTAAACACATAAATGGCACTCAGTGCCATGATAAACAGCAGGTGATCCCATGCATTGCGGTTAATAATGTGATCCCAGCCAATATGAAAATAATCCCAAAACATGCGCCGAAGTAAAGGAAATAACCAATTGTAGTGAAAAGAATAATAGACGCTTCAAGGGCAAAAAACAAGCGAAGCTGAAGGCAGTGGCCTAAGGTTTTTGATGAGTGGCGATGAATTCACTTTGGTGGTACACAGCCGAGTGCAGACATTTGCGCCATGTTGATGATCAAATCTTTGTTGACCGTGTTGCTGGCGGCCTTTTGGCACCCGTTTTTTGTGAGTGTGATAGAAGTAAATCACAACAAGGCTGAGCAATCGCTGGAAACCAGCGTCCGCATTTTTACAGATGATTTTGAAAACACGTTGAAGCTGCGCTTTCCCGGAAAGAAAATTGATTTGTACCAGCCCAACGCCGCCACCGACAGCCTCATCAATACTTACCTCAAAGAGAAAATGCAGTTTCGGGTAGATGGCAAGCTCTGCAAATGGAACTACATCGGTTCGGAAAGGGTAGAAGAGAGCACCTGGTGTTATTTCGAAATAACGCAAGTGCCGGCTTTGAAACAATTGCAGATTTCAAACCGCCTTTTGTACGAGTACAAAAAGGAGCAAATCAATATGCACCACGTAACCGTAAACGGTCAGCAGCACAGCTACAAGCTCGACAATCCATCCAGCGAAGTAGTGTTTAAATTTTAAGCTCAGGCATCGCCCGATTCATCTTCCCGGTCAGCATCGGGTAGCAAAGAAGGGTCGGTGATGACCACCAAAATTTTATCGATTCTTGCTCCGTCTTTATCGATGATTTCAAATTTGAAACCCCGCCATTCAAACAGGTCGCCGGTGGCAGGAATGCGTTCGAGGTGGTGAATGATGAAACCGCCGACAGTATCAAATTCCTGGTCGTCGTCCATCCAGTCTTCTTTGTCAAAGCGGCTCAGGAAATCGTAGAAAGGCAGGCGGGCATCTACCAAATAACTACCGTCTTCGCGGCGGATCATTTCATAGTCATCATCGCCCTGCTCTGGTATATCGCCTACAATGGCTTCCAATATATCGTTGAGGGTAATCATGCCCTGCAGTGTACCGTATTCATCTACAATAAAAGCAGAGTGCACTTTTGTTTTTTTGAACTTCTCCATCAGCTGGTAAGCCGTGTTATTGTCCGGTACAAACACCGCTTCCCGTTTGAAGTTGGCCAGGCTGGTATTGCGTTCGGCCAGCACAATATCTTTCAATTGTAAAATGCCCACAATATCATCGATACCGCCATCGCACAACGGATACACCGAGTGGGGTGACGGCTGCATTTTTTCAGCAAATCTTCAATGGTGCCGTGGAGTGGCAGCCAAACAATATCGCTGCGGTGCGTCATCAGCGAAGTGATGCTGCGGTCGCCCAGGTGAAACACCCGTTCAATGATTTGTTGTTCCGTTTCATCTATCTCTCCGCTTTCGGCGCTTTCACTTACCAAGGCTTTAATTTCTTCTTCCGTTACTACAGAAAGTTTGGTGTCTTTGATTTTGAACAAACGGAAAAAGAAACCCGACATGGCATTGAGCAACCAAATAATAGGCATGGTGATTTTTGACAAAAACCACATGGGGGGGGCCGCCATCAACGCAATTTTTTCGGAGCGTAGCATGGCCAGTTTTTTGGGAATGAGTTCACCAACAAGTATGGATAAAAACGTTACCAGAATAACCACCAATGAGGTACTTACCGAAGCTGCATAAGGTTGGAGTAGGCTAATATTGGCAATATAGGGTTCTAAGTCTTTGCTGAATTTTTCGCCAGAATACAAACCCGTTACAATGCTGATGAGGGTAATGCCAACCTGTACAGTACTCAAAAAAATCTCAGGCTTTTCAATCAGTTTCAGCGCTACGGCGGCATTGCTGTTGCCTTCGTTGGCCAGGTGTTCCAAACGGGTTTTGCGGGCCGATACGAGTGCAATTTCACTCATCGAAAAAAGTCCGTTCACAATTATCAGGCCCAGTAGTATAAAGATTTCCTCCATTCGGGGGTGTACATTGATTTGCAACAAAACTATGGGAAACGCAGGAATAGCCCCCGAAGCTACCAGCCAAGGGGGTAAATGACTTTGTAACAGTCGTTATTTGCTGGTTTTGCGGGTGGCTTTCTTCTTACCCATGGAGGAGGCCC
The Phnomibacter ginsenosidimutans genome window above contains:
- a CDS encoding HupE/UreJ family protein, translated to MFWDYFHIGWDHIINRNAWDHLLFIMALSAIYVFKDWKQVLILVTAFTIGHTVTLILATFNIIRFSSTWIEFLIPVTIMITALANTLMKKFTPKTIRLNYFLALAFGLIHGMGFANGLRSLLGKESDILLPLLGFNLGLEAGQLVAVLALLILAAIWQGVFKVSRRDWVLFLSGGAFMAALVMAMERLPFNL
- a CDS encoding DUF6702 family protein encodes the protein MLMIKSLLTVLLAAFWHPFFVSVIEVNHNKAEQSLETSVRIFTDDFENTLKLRFPGKKIDLYQPNAATDSLINTYLKEKMQFRVDGKLCKWNYIGSERVEESTWCYFEITQVPALKQLQISNRLLYEYKKEQINMHHVTVNGQQHSYKLDNPSSEVVFKF
- a CDS encoding transporter associated domain-containing protein — its product is MQPSPHSVYPLCDGGIDDIVGILQLKDIVLAERNTSLANFKREAVFVPDNNTAYQLMEKFKKTKVHSAFIVDEYGTLQGMITLNDILEAIVGDIPEQGDDDYEMIRREDGSYLVDARLPFYDFLSRFDKEDWMDDDQEFDTVGGFIIHHLERIPATGDLFEWRGFKFEIIDKDGARIDKILVVITDPSLLPDADREDESGDA
- a CDS encoding hemolysin family protein; the encoded protein is MEEIFILLGLIIVNGLFSMSEIALVSARKTRLEHLANEGNSNAAVALKLIEKPEIFLSTVQVGITLISIVTGLYSGEKFSKDLEPYIANISLLQPYAASVSTSLVVILVTFLSILVGELIPKKLAMLRSEKIALMAAPPMWFLSKITMPIIWLLNAMSGFFFRLFKIKDTKLSVVTEEEIKALVSESAESGEIDETEQQIIERVFHLGDRSITSLMTHRSDIVWLPLHGTIEDLLKKCSRHPTRCIRCAMAVSMILWAFYN